A window of the Rhizobium brockwellii genome harbors these coding sequences:
- a CDS encoding DoxX family protein codes for MQDGSAFVMLALGRLLLGGLYVAGGVHHFFVIVPLTEAIEARGLPFAKWVLVLGSMFQIVAGILLMLGLFVAAAAFGLIVFTLAATVMLLNFWDMQGTARDSAINTWKTNMAIIGGLLIAAAGAM; via the coding sequence ATGCAGGATGGTTCGGCCTTCGTGATGCTTGCTCTCGGCCGCCTGCTGCTCGGCGGCCTCTATGTCGCTGGCGGCGTTCATCATTTTTTCGTCATCGTGCCGCTGACCGAGGCGATCGAAGCCCGCGGCCTCCCTTTTGCGAAATGGGTGCTGGTCTTGGGCAGCATGTTCCAGATCGTCGCCGGCATCCTGCTGATGCTCGGCCTTTTTGTCGCGGCAGCGGCATTCGGTCTCATCGTCTTCACGTTAGCGGCCACCGTCATGCTGCTGAATTTCTGGGACATGCAGGGAACGGCGCGCGACAGCGCCATCAATACCTGGAAAACCAATATGGCAATCATCGGCGGCCTGCTGATCGCAGCAGCCGGCGCAATGTGA
- a CDS encoding virulence factor family protein codes for MIRTILLATACACMLAAAPADAAEETTQSFETGLIPSPHIFLPEGEVKGTVMLISDAAGWGDYEKAEADRLVAEGAVVIGVDFPSYIQALSQYDVSLNDGCVYMVSDIESLSQQVQRATGNNAYHLPIVAGIGEGGALALAIAAQTPDATIGQTLAVNPVAGIPLAKELCTPASKQVVGERTVYGLSDGVLPDPIVTVFTPDANKDGRAHAEALKKAHDAIEIRDSTDDAQTAFADTLDDLVTASGAFGNPLGLPLAVLEATPAFDTMAVIYSGDGGWRDIDKEVGGTLQKEGIPVVGVDSLHYFWKERKPEETAADLSKIIDFYRKQWKVKHVLLIGYSFGADVVPATYQLLKPAEKSAVAQLSLLSLSHEVDYVISVLGWLGQKTEGAGGDPVGDLKNIDPKLVQCIYGKDDDDDVACPALKDSGAEVIELPGDHHFDENYDLLTKTIIDGLKRRLQD; via the coding sequence ATGATCAGAACAATCCTTCTTGCCACGGCATGCGCCTGCATGCTCGCGGCCGCACCGGCTGACGCCGCCGAAGAGACCACGCAGAGCTTCGAAACCGGGCTCATCCCGTCGCCGCACATCTTCCTGCCGGAAGGGGAGGTGAAGGGCACGGTGATGCTGATCTCGGATGCCGCCGGCTGGGGCGACTATGAGAAAGCCGAAGCCGACAGGTTGGTCGCCGAAGGCGCCGTCGTCATCGGCGTTGACTTTCCATCCTATATCCAGGCGCTCAGCCAGTATGACGTCAGCCTCAACGACGGCTGCGTCTACATGGTGTCCGACATCGAATCGCTGAGCCAGCAGGTGCAGCGCGCGACCGGCAACAACGCCTATCACCTGCCGATCGTCGCCGGTATCGGCGAGGGCGGGGCCTTAGCGCTGGCGATCGCCGCGCAAACGCCGGATGCGACGATCGGCCAGACACTTGCCGTTAATCCGGTCGCCGGCATTCCGCTTGCCAAGGAGCTTTGCACGCCGGCGTCCAAGCAAGTGGTCGGCGAACGCACCGTCTATGGCCTCAGCGACGGCGTGTTGCCGGACCCGATCGTTACCGTCTTCACGCCTGATGCCAACAAGGATGGTCGGGCGCATGCCGAGGCGCTGAAGAAGGCCCATGACGCGATCGAGATCCGCGATTCCACCGACGATGCGCAGACGGCGTTTGCCGATACGCTCGACGATCTCGTCACCGCCTCCGGCGCCTTCGGCAACCCGCTCGGCCTGCCGCTGGCTGTGCTCGAGGCAACGCCGGCCTTCGATACGATGGCGGTGATCTATTCCGGCGACGGCGGCTGGCGCGACATCGACAAGGAGGTCGGCGGCACGCTGCAGAAGGAAGGTATTCCGGTCGTCGGCGTCGATTCGCTCCACTATTTCTGGAAGGAGCGCAAGCCGGAGGAGACAGCCGCCGATCTTTCGAAGATCATCGATTTCTACCGTAAGCAGTGGAAGGTGAAGCATGTGCTGCTCATCGGTTATTCCTTCGGTGCCGATGTCGTGCCGGCTACTTACCAGCTCCTCAAGCCAGCCGAAAAGTCGGCGGTCGCACAATTGTCGCTGCTGTCACTTTCGCACGAAGTTGACTACGTCATCTCTGTTCTCGGCTGGCTCGGCCAGAAGACGGAAGGAGCGGGAGGCGATCCCGTCGGCGATCTGAAGAACATCGATCCGAAGCTCGTGCAATGCATCTACGGCAAGGACGACGATGAC
- the mprF gene encoding bifunctional lysylphosphatidylglycerol flippase/synthetase MprF, with protein sequence MSGHGNLEEIEETDGFSFGGLFRRYRTPLLAAASLVVFCLVGYAIMQLTNEVRYDDVVSALAATRPSSILLALFFTALSFLALIFYDLNAIEYIGKKLPFPHVALTAFSAYAVGNTAGFGALSGGAIRYRAYTRLGLSPEDIGRIIAFVTLSFGLGLAGVAAIALIVIADEIGPLVGISPFLLRLIAGSIVAILGAVMIIGRDGRVLDLGPVAIRLPDSRTWSRQFLVTAFDIAASASVLYVLLPQTAIGWPVFLAVYAIAVGLGVLSHVPAGLGVFETVIIASLGSAVNIDAVLGSLVLYRLVYHVLPLLIAVLAVSAAELRRFVDHPAASSMRRIGGRLMPQLLSALALLLGVMLVFSSVTPTPDQNLEFLSNYLPLPMVEGAHFLSSLLGLALVVAARGLGQRLDGAWWVAVFSALAALTLSLLKAIALVEAAFLAFLIFGLFVSRRLFTRQASLLNQALTASWLMAIAVIVVGAVVILLFVYRDVEYSNQLWWQFEFTAEAPRGLRAVLGITIISSAIAVFSLLRPASFRPEQATDEALARAVEIVMKQGNADANLVRMGDKSIMFSENGDAFIMYGRQGRSWIALFDPVGDHRAVQELVWRFVEAARAAGCRAVFYQISPALLSHCADAGLRAFKLGELAVADLRTFEMKGGKWANLRQTASRAQRDGLEFAVVEPQDVSSVIDDLAAVSTAWLEHHNAKEKGFSLGAFDFDYVSSQPVGILKKDGRIVAFANILVTESRQEGTIDLMRFSPDAPKGSMDFLFVQIMEYLRGQGFTHFNLGMAPLSGMSKREAAPVWDRIGSTVFEHGERFYNFKGLRAFKSKFHPHWQPRYLAVSGGGNPMIALMDATFLIGGGLKGVVRK encoded by the coding sequence ATGTCGGGGCACGGCAATTTGGAAGAGATTGAAGAAACGGACGGGTTTTCTTTTGGTGGGCTGTTCAGACGGTACAGAACGCCGCTGCTGGCGGCCGCATCACTGGTGGTCTTCTGCCTCGTCGGTTACGCGATTATGCAGCTCACCAACGAGGTGCGCTATGACGACGTCGTTAGTGCGCTCGCCGCCACCAGGCCGAGTTCGATCCTGCTTGCGTTGTTCTTCACGGCGCTCAGTTTCCTCGCACTGATCTTCTACGATCTCAACGCCATCGAATATATCGGCAAGAAGCTGCCCTTTCCGCATGTCGCGCTGACCGCGTTCAGCGCCTATGCCGTCGGCAATACCGCCGGCTTCGGCGCGCTTTCGGGCGGCGCGATCCGCTACCGCGCCTATACGCGTCTCGGGCTCTCGCCGGAGGATATCGGCCGCATCATCGCCTTCGTCACGTTGTCCTTCGGATTGGGGCTTGCGGGCGTCGCGGCGATCGCCCTCATCGTCATCGCCGACGAGATCGGCCCGCTCGTCGGCATCAGCCCCTTCCTTCTTCGGCTGATCGCCGGTTCGATCGTCGCCATTCTGGGCGCGGTGATGATCATCGGCCGTGACGGGCGCGTGCTCGATCTTGGCCCTGTGGCAATCCGCCTGCCGGATTCGCGTACCTGGTCGCGGCAGTTCCTGGTCACAGCCTTCGATATCGCCGCCTCGGCGTCGGTGCTCTATGTGCTGCTGCCGCAGACAGCCATCGGCTGGCCGGTCTTCCTCGCCGTCTATGCGATCGCCGTCGGTCTCGGCGTGCTCAGCCATGTTCCGGCCGGGCTCGGTGTGTTCGAGACCGTGATCATCGCCTCGCTCGGCAGCGCGGTGAACATCGATGCCGTGCTCGGATCGCTGGTGCTCTACCGGCTGGTCTACCATGTGTTGCCGCTGCTGATCGCTGTACTCGCGGTCTCGGCGGCGGAGCTGCGTCGTTTCGTCGACCATCCGGCCGCCTCCAGCATGCGGCGCATCGGCGGACGGCTGATGCCGCAGCTGCTGTCGGCTCTCGCGCTGCTGCTCGGCGTCATGCTGGTGTTTTCGAGCGTCACGCCTACGCCGGACCAGAACCTCGAATTCCTCTCCAACTATCTGCCGCTGCCGATGGTCGAAGGGGCGCATTTCCTCTCCAGCCTGCTGGGGTTGGCACTCGTCGTCGCCGCGCGCGGCCTCGGCCAGCGGCTCGACGGCGCCTGGTGGGTCGCCGTGTTCTCGGCGCTTGCCGCGCTGACCTTGTCGCTGCTGAAGGCGATCGCGCTTGTCGAAGCGGCTTTTCTTGCCTTCCTCATCTTCGGGCTCTTCGTCAGCCGCCGGCTCTTTACCCGCCAGGCCTCGCTGCTCAACCAGGCGCTGACGGCGTCCTGGCTGATGGCGATCGCCGTGATCGTCGTCGGGGCTGTCGTCATCCTGCTCTTCGTCTATCGCGACGTCGAATACAGCAACCAGCTCTGGTGGCAGTTCGAATTCACCGCCGAGGCGCCGCGCGGGCTGCGCGCCGTGCTCGGCATCACCATCATTTCGTCGGCGATCGCCGTCTTCAGCCTGCTCCGACCGGCGAGCTTCCGGCCGGAGCAGGCGACGGACGAGGCGCTGGCGCGTGCCGTCGAGATCGTCATGAAGCAGGGCAATGCCGATGCCAATCTTGTGCGCATGGGCGACAAGAGCATCATGTTCTCGGAAAACGGCGATGCCTTCATCATGTATGGCCGGCAGGGCCGCTCCTGGATCGCGCTGTTCGATCCGGTCGGCGACCATCGCGCCGTGCAGGAACTCGTCTGGCGTTTCGTCGAAGCGGCGCGCGCCGCCGGCTGCCGGGCCGTGTTCTATCAGATATCGCCGGCGCTGCTGTCCCATTGCGCCGATGCCGGCCTGCGCGCCTTCAAGCTCGGCGAACTGGCGGTGGCCGATCTCAGGACCTTCGAGATGAAGGGCGGCAAATGGGCGAACCTTCGCCAGACGGCAAGCCGCGCCCAGCGCGACGGGCTGGAATTCGCCGTCGTCGAACCGCAGGACGTGTCTTCGGTCATCGATGATCTTGCCGCGGTTTCGACGGCCTGGCTCGAGCATCACAATGCCAAGGAAAAGGGCTTCTCGCTCGGCGCGTTCGATTTCGATTATGTCTCCTCGCAGCCGGTCGGCATCCTGAAAAAGGACGGCAGGATCGTCGCCTTCGCCAATATCCTAGTGACCGAATCCAGACAGGAGGGCACGATCGATCTCATGCGCTTCTCGCCGGACGCGCCGAAGGGCTCGATGGACTTTCTCTTCGTGCAGATCATGGAATATCTGCGAGGGCAGGGTTTCACCCACTTCAATCTCGGCATGGCGCCTCTCTCCGGCATGTCGAAACGCGAGGCGGCGCCCGTCTGGGACCGCATCGGCAGCACCGTCTTCGAACACGGCGAGCGCTTCTATAACTTCAAAGGCCTTCGGGCATTCAAATCCAAGTTTCATCCGCACTGGCAACCGCGCTATCTTGCGGTCTCAGGAGGGGGCAATCCGATGATCGCGTTGATGGACGCGACATTTCTGATTGGGGGCGGATTGAAAGGGGTAGTGAGAAAATGA